The following are from one region of the Pseudodesulfovibrio piezophilus C1TLV30 genome:
- the cobA gene encoding uroporphyrinogen-III C-methyltransferase, whose amino-acid sequence MANVFLVGAGPGDPGMVTLRAKEIIETCDIMIYDYLANVDFLKWCKAECEILYVGKKGGDHTLPQEKINELIIEKARSGKIICRLKGGDPYVFGRGGEEGEELVEAGIDFEVVPGITAGVAAPAYAGIPVTHRDHTTSVCFITGHEDPTKSESGNNWAVYGQSNSTLVFYMGVGNLPMIAKNLMENGRDAETPVALVRWGTRCNQTSFVSTLENVAEEAEKRQWKAPSIIIVGGVCSLHDKLAWFEKKALLGKGVIVTRAREQASGLVNILQGHGACVHEFPTISVEHLDDYNEVETAILQLARYQWVVFTSVNGVKFFWEQLAAIGLDSRIFGGMQIAAIGPATAEELKARGIIPDFVPEKYVAEHVVEGLLERGIQGQDVLIPRARVAREVLPEELKKVGCNVTVLPVYETKLVQASSKEIEDAMDKGAINYVTFTSSSTVENFFELVNPDVFRQYPEIKIASIGPVTTKTLERFGFTPSIEPEDYTIPGLVDALLMDA is encoded by the coding sequence ATGGCAAATGTTTTTCTCGTCGGAGCTGGACCGGGTGATCCGGGTATGGTGACTCTTCGTGCCAAGGAGATCATTGAGACCTGCGATATCATGATCTACGATTATCTGGCCAATGTCGATTTTCTGAAGTGGTGCAAGGCAGAGTGCGAAATCCTGTACGTGGGCAAAAAGGGGGGAGACCACACCCTGCCCCAGGAAAAGATCAACGAACTGATCATAGAGAAAGCCCGTAGCGGCAAGATCATCTGTCGTTTGAAAGGTGGCGATCCGTACGTGTTCGGTCGTGGCGGCGAAGAGGGTGAGGAGTTGGTGGAGGCCGGTATCGATTTCGAGGTTGTGCCGGGCATCACTGCCGGAGTTGCTGCACCAGCCTATGCCGGTATTCCAGTGACACACCGCGATCACACGACTTCAGTCTGTTTCATCACCGGCCACGAAGACCCGACCAAAAGCGAGTCCGGGAATAATTGGGCCGTGTACGGACAATCCAATTCCACACTGGTTTTTTACATGGGTGTGGGCAATCTGCCCATGATTGCCAAAAATCTGATGGAGAATGGGCGGGATGCCGAAACTCCGGTGGCATTGGTCCGATGGGGAACCCGGTGCAACCAGACTTCCTTTGTCTCTACGTTGGAAAATGTGGCGGAAGAGGCGGAGAAGCGGCAGTGGAAAGCACCGTCCATCATTATCGTGGGCGGAGTCTGCTCCCTGCATGACAAACTGGCATGGTTCGAAAAAAAAGCATTGCTGGGCAAGGGAGTCATTGTGACCCGTGCACGGGAACAGGCCAGCGGATTGGTGAATATCCTGCAGGGACATGGTGCATGTGTCCATGAGTTCCCGACCATTTCGGTGGAGCATCTCGATGATTACAACGAGGTCGAGACCGCAATTTTACAGTTGGCCCGGTATCAGTGGGTGGTGTTTACTTCGGTTAATGGGGTCAAGTTCTTCTGGGAACAGTTGGCCGCTATCGGACTGGATTCCCGAATCTTCGGTGGCATGCAGATTGCGGCTATTGGCCCAGCTACAGCTGAAGAGTTGAAGGCTCGCGGTATCATTCCGGACTTTGTCCCCGAGAAATATGTGGCTGAGCATGTCGTGGAAGGCCTGCTTGAGCGCGGTATCCAGGGACAGGATGTCCTGATCCCGAGAGCCAGGGTCGCTCGGGAAGTACTGCCTGAAGAATTGAAGAAGGTCGGGTGCAACGTGACTGTCCTGCCCGTCTACGAGACCAAATTGGTTCAGGCCAGCAGCAAGGAGATTGAGGACGCCATGGACAAGGGCGCGATCAATTATGTAACCTTCACGTCGTCATCGACAGTAGAGAACTTCTTCGAGTTGGTGAATCCGGACGTTTTCCGGCAATACCCGGAGATCAAAATCGCTTCCATCGGTCCTGTTACGACGAAGACCCTGGAGCGGTTCGGTTTTACTCCGAGCATTGAGCCTGAAGATTATACTATACCCGGATTAGTGGATGCATTGCTGATGGATGCATGA
- a CDS encoding valine--tRNA ligase yields the protein MARKELAKAYEPWDVEEKWENHWEENKTFTPDPDGPGEAYSIVIPPPNVTGVLHMGHALNLTLQDILCRFNRQQGKNVLWVPGTDHAGIATQNVVERQLKEEGLTRDDLGRDKFIERVWEWKKEKGDHILSQVRRMGASVDWTRECFTFDEQRAKAVREVFVKLFEEGLIYKGDYIINWCNRCHTALADDEVEHEAKPGHLHHVRYPLGDGSGHLIVATTRPETMLADSAIAVNPEDERFNHLIGKTAILPLVGKELPIIGDAYVDIEFGTGCLKVTPAHDMNDWELGRKHDLEVISILDESGVINENAPEKYRGMDVKTARKAVLADLEAEGLLEEIVEHDHSVGVCYRCKSVIEPHVSTQWFVSMKPLAEKARAAVPTQTQIFPEHWTKTYYNWLDEIRDWCISRQIWWGHRIPAWTCEDCGELIVPMDDPTSCTKCGSSNLVQDEDVLDTWFSSALWPFSTLGWPDDTKELAKYYPTSCLVTGFDILFFWVARMMMMGLQFQEQVPFHHVYIHALVRDEKGKKMSKSTGNVIDPLDMISKYGADALRFTLTSFAAMGRDIKLSEQRIEGYKHFMNKIWNATRFAMMNLPEEIPAVPLSEADGLANKWILHRLEEVKQSIADATREYKFNEIAQILYKFIWSEFCDWYLEMIKPALYGEDEAVKAGTQKVLWTVLSEIMVLLHPVTPFITQEIWSSLPRPAGDERSEDLATLPFPDMRAECLDPEAVKEMELFMGVVSGTRNIRTELLIEPAKKLDLLIRTVNDEDKRVLEANTLLIQSLARIETITLGPDVTAPKASGAAVVQGNELSVPLEGVVDFESELARLDKNLAKLEKTMGGVSKKLGNPGFVNNAPAEVVEKEKGKLVEMEEEKNKLSQLKARLESVMG from the coding sequence ATGGCTCGCAAAGAACTCGCCAAGGCATACGAACCTTGGGATGTTGAGGAAAAGTGGGAAAACCACTGGGAAGAGAACAAGACTTTCACGCCTGATCCTGATGGGCCGGGGGAAGCCTACTCCATTGTTATTCCGCCTCCCAACGTCACAGGTGTTCTGCACATGGGACATGCGCTGAACCTGACGCTTCAGGATATCCTGTGTCGGTTCAATCGCCAGCAGGGCAAGAACGTTCTGTGGGTTCCCGGCACCGATCATGCGGGCATCGCCACGCAGAATGTTGTGGAACGTCAGCTCAAGGAAGAGGGGCTTACCCGCGACGATCTCGGCCGCGACAAGTTCATTGAGCGCGTCTGGGAATGGAAAAAGGAAAAGGGCGACCATATTCTCAGCCAGGTTCGACGCATGGGCGCGTCCGTTGACTGGACTCGTGAGTGCTTCACCTTTGACGAACAGCGTGCCAAGGCCGTGCGTGAAGTTTTCGTCAAGCTCTTTGAAGAGGGCTTGATCTACAAAGGCGACTACATCATCAACTGGTGCAACCGCTGTCATACCGCGCTGGCAGACGATGAAGTCGAGCATGAAGCCAAGCCCGGCCATCTGCATCATGTCCGTTACCCTCTCGGAGATGGTTCCGGGCATCTTATAGTCGCCACCACGCGCCCTGAAACCATGCTGGCTGACTCGGCCATAGCCGTGAACCCGGAAGATGAACGTTTCAACCACCTGATCGGCAAAACCGCCATTCTGCCGCTTGTCGGCAAGGAACTCCCCATCATCGGGGATGCCTACGTTGATATCGAATTCGGAACAGGATGCCTCAAGGTCACCCCTGCTCATGATATGAACGACTGGGAGCTGGGGCGTAAACACGATCTGGAGGTCATTTCCATTCTGGATGAATCCGGCGTGATCAATGAGAATGCCCCGGAAAAATATCGCGGCATGGATGTGAAGACCGCTCGCAAGGCCGTGCTGGCCGATCTCGAGGCAGAGGGGCTGCTGGAAGAAATAGTGGAACATGATCACTCTGTGGGCGTTTGCTACCGGTGTAAATCGGTCATTGAGCCGCATGTCTCCACCCAGTGGTTTGTTTCCATGAAACCGCTGGCCGAGAAAGCGCGTGCTGCTGTTCCGACCCAAACCCAGATTTTCCCGGAGCATTGGACCAAGACGTATTATAATTGGCTGGATGAAATTCGTGACTGGTGCATTTCCCGTCAGATATGGTGGGGGCACCGCATCCCGGCCTGGACTTGCGAGGATTGTGGCGAACTGATTGTGCCCATGGATGACCCGACTTCCTGTACCAAGTGTGGTTCCTCCAATCTGGTGCAGGATGAAGATGTTCTCGATACATGGTTCTCATCGGCTTTGTGGCCGTTTTCCACCCTTGGCTGGCCCGATGATACCAAAGAACTTGCCAAGTACTATCCGACCTCGTGTCTGGTCACCGGATTCGATATCCTTTTCTTCTGGGTCGCCCGTATGATGATGATGGGGCTTCAGTTCCAGGAACAGGTGCCGTTTCACCATGTGTACATCCATGCTCTGGTTCGCGACGAGAAGGGTAAGAAAATGTCCAAGTCCACGGGCAATGTCATTGACCCGCTGGATATGATCAGCAAATACGGAGCCGATGCCCTTCGCTTTACCCTGACTAGCTTTGCGGCCATGGGCCGTGACATCAAGCTCTCGGAACAGCGCATTGAAGGCTACAAGCATTTCATGAACAAGATCTGGAATGCCACTCGGTTCGCCATGATGAATTTGCCGGAGGAAATTCCGGCTGTTCCGCTTTCCGAAGCGGATGGGCTGGCAAACAAGTGGATTCTGCATCGTCTTGAAGAGGTCAAGCAGAGTATTGCTGACGCGACCCGTGAGTACAAATTCAACGAAATAGCCCAGATTCTCTACAAGTTTATCTGGTCGGAATTCTGTGACTGGTATCTCGAGATGATCAAGCCCGCGCTCTATGGCGAGGATGAAGCAGTCAAGGCCGGGACGCAGAAGGTCCTGTGGACAGTGCTGTCCGAGATCATGGTCCTGTTGCACCCGGTCACTCCGTTCATCACCCAGGAAATATGGTCCTCCCTGCCGCGCCCGGCAGGAGACGAGCGTTCCGAGGATCTCGCCACCCTGCCGTTCCCGGATATGCGCGCCGAGTGCCTCGATCCCGAAGCTGTGAAGGAAATGGAACTCTTCATGGGAGTGGTGTCCGGGACTCGGAATATCCGTACTGAACTGCTTATCGAACCGGCCAAGAAGCTCGACCTGCTTATTCGTACCGTCAATGACGAAGACAAGAGAGTGCTGGAAGCTAACACACTGCTGATTCAGTCTCTGGCACGGATCGAGACCATTACGCTCGGCCCTGATGTGACCGCGCCCAAGGCGTCCGGTGCTGCCGTGGTACAGGGAAATGAGCTTTCGGTCCCGCTGGAAGGTGTGGTCGATTTCGAGTCCGAACTTGCCCGACTTGACAAAAATCTGGCCAAGCTCGAGAAAACCATGGGTGGAGTGTCCAAAAAACTTGGCAATCCCGGTTTCGTCAATAATGCCCCGGCTGAGGTTGTCGAAAAGGAAAAAGGGAAGCTCGTCGAGATGGAAGAAGAGAAAAATAAACTGTCACAACTCAAGGCCCGCCTTGAAAGTGTGATGGGATAG
- a CDS encoding BPL-N domain-containing protein, which translates to MSSIHIYWDESHFWGLLLTRALSAWGIPHRLVRGHEIAEGALSGASDSKPKLLIVPGGRAKGKADRLGVSGMDAICEYVHSGGNYLGFCGGTGLALTGNYSLGLSPWVRKGYRNRLHHFLSGHVDSVLKNDHPLVPKDLDGSAMLPVWWPGRFDPVDESVTVLARYGTPAPDFWVADLNLATLPKGTMADWENLYGIHLSPNFLEGLPVVTTNDFGKGRVILSYAHLETPASPPANRWLAHILSQILEEPVGGAAVPAWDVAGRPIVWDDPLLMEAREAMESIILTGTNHFLLFWRNPWLLGWRRGIPGAGINSLYSLICEAMASRPDDETLAFWASHSETFRTLMQLLTTGLTGYLLAERLAMTVFHSDPDAVSKEGLKEQRRALFGIPPEPGGIYADLVTLLEELYWRLSLMRTSGHL; encoded by the coding sequence ATGTCAAGCATACATATATATTGGGACGAGTCCCACTTCTGGGGTCTGCTCCTGACGCGGGCTCTTTCCGCTTGGGGAATTCCGCACCGACTGGTACGTGGCCATGAAATTGCCGAGGGAGCGCTCTCCGGCGCATCCGACAGCAAGCCGAAACTGCTTATAGTTCCCGGTGGGCGGGCTAAGGGCAAGGCGGACAGACTCGGCGTCAGCGGCATGGACGCCATTTGCGAATACGTGCATTCCGGCGGCAACTATCTCGGATTTTGTGGCGGTACAGGACTGGCTCTGACCGGTAACTACAGCCTGGGGCTCTCGCCGTGGGTTCGCAAAGGATACCGGAATCGTCTGCACCATTTCCTTTCAGGTCACGTGGATTCCGTCCTCAAAAACGACCACCCGCTGGTCCCGAAAGACCTTGACGGCTCAGCCATGCTCCCGGTCTGGTGGCCCGGCCGATTTGATCCCGTGGATGAAAGCGTCACAGTTCTGGCCCGATATGGGACTCCTGCCCCTGACTTTTGGGTCGCGGACCTGAATCTGGCGACTCTGCCCAAAGGGACCATGGCTGACTGGGAAAACCTGTACGGTATCCACCTCAGCCCGAATTTTCTCGAGGGACTTCCTGTCGTAACCACCAATGACTTCGGCAAAGGCCGTGTCATATTGAGCTATGCCCACCTCGAAACTCCGGCCTCCCCTCCGGCAAATCGCTGGCTGGCGCATATCCTCAGCCAAATTCTGGAAGAACCTGTCGGTGGAGCGGCCGTCCCGGCCTGGGATGTCGCCGGACGCCCAATAGTCTGGGATGACCCTCTGTTGATGGAAGCGCGAGAGGCCATGGAGAGCATTATCCTTACCGGCACCAACCACTTTTTGCTCTTCTGGCGCAACCCATGGCTGCTGGGGTGGCGACGAGGCATTCCGGGCGCAGGCATCAATTCGTTATATTCGCTCATCTGCGAAGCCATGGCTTCCCGACCTGACGATGAAACCCTCGCGTTCTGGGCCAGCCATAGCGAGACCTTCCGCACCTTGATGCAACTTCTGACAACGGGCCTCACAGGCTACCTGCTCGCCGAACGACTTGCCATGACCGTTTTCCACTCTGATCCGGACGCTGTCTCCAAGGAAGGACTGAAAGAACAGCGGCGTGCCCTGTTCGGCATTCCCCCTGAACCAGGCGGCATTTACGCCGACCTCGTGACTCTCCTTGAGGAGCTCTACTGGCGACTGTCACTCATGCGTACCAGCGGGCACTTATAA